A single region of the Streptomyces sp. AM 4-1-1 genome encodes:
- a CDS encoding branched-chain amino acid ABC transporter permease translates to MNELPQQLANGLILGAMYGLIAIGYTMVYGIIQLINFAHGEIFMIGGFGALTVHLWMPAGSPLLATIPLMIIGGVICSVAISAAAERFAYRPLRTAPRLAPLITAIGLSLALQQAIWMWYPDATKDRPFPQFKGEAFDIFGAHVQRGDLFVLIAAPICMFALGLFVSKTRAGRGMQATSQDPDTAKLMGINTDRIIVMAFAIGAAFAAVAAVAYGLKNGQIGFRMGFIMGLKAFTAAVLGGIGNIYGAMLGGIVLGVAESLATGYMSDVPGMELFGGGAWKDVWAFVLLIIVLLLRPQGLLGERVADRA, encoded by the coding sequence GTGAACGAACTGCCGCAACAGCTGGCCAATGGACTCATCCTCGGCGCGATGTACGGTCTCATCGCGATCGGCTACACGATGGTCTACGGAATCATCCAGCTCATCAACTTCGCCCACGGCGAAATCTTCATGATCGGGGGCTTCGGAGCCCTCACCGTCCACCTCTGGATGCCCGCCGGCTCCCCCCTCCTCGCAACCATCCCCCTCATGATCATCGGCGGCGTCATCTGCTCCGTCGCCATCAGCGCCGCAGCCGAACGCTTCGCCTACCGCCCCCTGCGCACCGCACCACGCCTCGCCCCACTCATCACCGCCATCGGCCTCTCCCTCGCCCTCCAGCAAGCCATCTGGATGTGGTACCCCGACGCCACCAAGGACCGACCCTTCCCCCAGTTCAAGGGCGAAGCGTTCGACATCTTCGGCGCCCACGTCCAACGCGGCGACCTCTTCGTCCTCATCGCCGCCCCGATCTGCATGTTCGCCCTCGGCCTCTTCGTCTCGAAAACCCGCGCCGGCCGCGGCATGCAAGCCACCTCACAAGACCCCGACACCGCCAAACTCATGGGCATCAACACCGACCGCATCATCGTCATGGCCTTCGCCATCGGCGCCGCGTTCGCCGCCGTCGCCGCCGTCGCCTACGGACTCAAGAACGGCCAGATCGGCTTCCGCATGGGCTTCATCATGGGCCTCAAAGCCTTCACCGCGGCCGTACTCGGCGGAATCGGCAACATCTACGGAGCCATGCTCGGCGGAATCGTCCTCGGCGTCGCCGAATCACTCGCCACCGGCTACATGAGCGACGTCCCCGGCATGGAACTCTTCGGCGGCGGAGCCTGGAAGGACGTATGGGCCTTCGTCCTCCTCATCATCGTCCTGCTGCTACGGCCCCAAGGCCTGCTCGGCGAACGCGTCGCGGATCGGGCGTGA